Proteins co-encoded in one Brassica napus cultivar Da-Ae unplaced genomic scaffold, Da-Ae ScsIHWf_488;HRSCAF=743, whole genome shotgun sequence genomic window:
- the LOC125604234 gene encoding uncharacterized protein LOC125604234 — protein MEVYIDDMLVNSLEAEDHISHLQQGFSALRKYTMKLNPAKCSFGVSSGKFLGYIVTHRGIEANPEQIRVIHSIPCPKNVKEVQNLTGRMAALRRFISRLSDKSHAFFGALKNPRNFQWTKECESALQELVLHKPEVSGRLAKWAVELGEYDVIFRPATAIKSPVLADFVAEFSSALLPALEQEVRLRGETKEEVEWILHVDGSNNVRGAGMGIVLTSPTGNTASRTVRCNFKATNNESEYEALIAGLTLVHQMGAKNIQGFDDFQLIINQNFKSCKLTQIPREQNSQADALANLWSALEANSQMSTPLLVLQLPATLEEPPSEEVSAVEEGETWMTPLVRYLEADILPEDRNKARKIKKQAARYCISQEKLYRRSFSGPYLMCVTPREAARILVELYEGDCGTNSSGKSLVLRARKAGYYLPTMAADADKQAKHCDKCQRHSPVSKLPPKNLKSISSPWPFRKWGMDIVGKFPMAPGQKVFRLIVTDYFSKWVKVEALSSITNLHIYKFLWTYVITLFGVPRIDNRYREPRHIP, from the exons atggaggtctacatcgacgacatgctggtcAACTCCCTGGAGGCGGAGGACCACATATCTCACCTACAGCAAGGCTTCTCCGCCCTCCGGAAGTATAccatgaagctcaacccagcTAAATGTTCATTTGGGGTCAGTTCTGGTAAGTTCCTCGGGTACATTGTAACCCACCGAGGCATCGAGGCCAACCCGGAGCAAATTAGGGTCATTCATTCAATCCCTTGCCCAAAGAACGTCAAGGAGGTTCAAAACCTAACGGGAAGGATGGCGGCCTTGAGAAGGTTCATCTCCAGACTCTCCGACAAATCTCATGCCTTCTTCGGAGCCCTCAAGAATCCAAGGAACTTCCAATGGACGAAAGAGTGCGAATCCGCTCTCCAAGAG TTGGTCCTCCACAAACCCGAAGTCTCCGGACGCCTAGCCAAATGGGCTGTGGAACTAGGGGAGTACGACGTAATATTTCGACCTGCCACGGCTATAAAGTCACCGGTCCTAGCGGACTTCGTGGCTGAATTCTCCTCTGCCTTACTCCCAGCTTTGGAGCAGGAGGTACGCCTCCGAGGCGAAACTAAGGAAGAGGTAGAATGGATCCTGCACGTTGATGGATCCAACAACGTTAGAGGAGCTGGAATGGGAATAGTGCTTACCTCGCCGACGGGGAACACAGCCTCTAGGACCGTGAGATGCAACTTCAAAGCAACCAACAATGAAAGCGAGTACGAGGCCCTAATCGCAGGTCTAACTCTCGTCCACCAAATGGGGGCAAAAAACATCCAGGGCTTCGACGACTTCCAGCTGATAATCAACCAG AATTTCAAGAGCTGCAAGCTCACTCAAATCCCCCGGGAACAAAACTCGCAAGCCGATGCCCTGGCTAATCTGTGGTCCGCCCTCGAAGCGAATAGCCAGATGAGTACACCCTTGCTTGTGCTTCAATTGCCAGCCACCCTGGAGGAACCCCCGTCAGAGGAGGTCTCCGCTGTCGAAGAAGGCGAAACATGGATGACCCCCCTTGTCCGGTACCTGGAGGCCGACATTCTCCCGGAAGATCGTAACAAGGCCAGGAAAATTAAGAAGCAAGCCGCGAGGTATTGTATCTCACAGGAGAAGCTGTACCGGAGATCCTTCTCTGGCCCGTACCTAATGTGTGTCACACCTCGAGAAGCTGCTAGAATCCTTGTAGAACTATATGAAGGAGATTGTGGAACCAACTCTAGCGGAAAGAGCCTAGTGCTCAGAGCCAGAAAGGCGGGTTACTACTTGCCCACGATGGCCGCCGACGCTGACAAACAAGCAAAACACTGCGACAAGTGTCAGAGGCACTCTCCAGTCTCAAAGCTTCCCCCGAAGAACCTCAAGTCCATAAGCTCACCATGGCCCTTCAGAAAGTGGGGCATGGACATTGTAGGGAAATTCCCTATGGCGCCGGGGCAGAAGGTCTTCCGTCTGATAGTCACTGACTACTTCTCCAAATGGGTTAAAGTAGAAGCACTCAGCAGCATAACAAACCTCCATATCTACAAATTCCTATGGACCTACGTAATCACTCTCTTTGGGGTCCCCCGAATAGACAACCGATACCGGGAGCCTCGCCACATTCCTTGA